One stretch of Miscanthus floridulus cultivar M001 chromosome 18, ASM1932011v1, whole genome shotgun sequence DNA includes these proteins:
- the LOC136524592 gene encoding uncharacterized protein: MASLKVWNRNIEPVSSLTEVWVQARGIPPKWCDWVTFRQVASTIGKLLEVDWQSLFASFFAMVRVKVKCRNPVKIPLKRVMEMQDELFVISFKTEGFERISKKTRKDGDDGGDSGDSDTDLDEDALLSDEEKEKEGGSTNPKTDKPSDSTNQGKKIDEPLDKQLKQSMPSESKTVRDLSQLFAMEMLDNDVNREVMESSCISLLKAMEIGDREEVWIEDVGETFEPEEESLNLPSKWLYGYADSKDQPDQTLMNQISTEGNCRIP, from the coding sequence ATGGCTTCTTTAAAGGTGTGGAATAGAAATATTGAGCCAGTGAGTAGCTTGACTGAGGTTTGGGTGCAAGCCAGGGGTATTCCTCCTAAATGGTGTGATTGGGTTACCTTTAGGCAAGTGGCTTCTACTATTGGGAAATTATTGGAGGTGGACTGGCAATCTCTATTTGCTAGTTTCTTTGCCATGGTGAGGGTTAAAGTGAAATGCAGGAATCCAGTCAAGATTCCCCTGAAGAGGGTCATGGAAATGCAAGATGAGCTCTTTGTAATCAGTTTTAAGACAGAAGGCTTTGAGCGGATATCTAAGAAGACTAGGaaagatggagatgatggtggagatagTGGTGATAGTGATACTGATCTAGATGAGGATGCCCTGCTATCAgatgaagagaaggagaaggagggtgGTTCTACCAATCCTAAAACCGACAAGCCATCTGATTCTACTAACCAAGGGAAGAAAATAGATGAGCCTCTGGATAAACAACTTAAGCAGTCTATGCCCAGTGAAAGTAAGACAGTTAGGGATCTTAGTCAGCTCTTTGCTATGGAAATGCTAGATAATGATGTTAATAGAGAGGTGATGGAATCTTCATGCATCAGTCTCCTTAAAGCTATGGAAATTGGGGATAGAGAGGAAGTTTGGATAGAGGATGTTGGTGAGACTTTTGAACCAGAAGAAGAGAGTCTGAATTTGCCTTCTAAGTGGCTCTATGGGTATGCTGATAGCAAGGATCAGCCAGATCAGACTTTAATGAATCAAATAAGTACGGAGGGTaattgtcggataccgtga